One window from the genome of Pseudanabaena yagii GIHE-NHR1 encodes:
- a CDS encoding response regulator gives MSPSPLGSTNNSLPSTIAVLIIDDSEGDRDSYRRYLQSDRDITYRFLEAETLEEGLELWRSQKPDIALVDLNLPDGDGLEFLEAINEVARSERTPVIMLTGQGDEKKAVQSMKSGASDYLVKADVTTNLLSSRVKQVLRETTLNRQLWRSQQQQTVIAEIALRIRESLDLAEISNAIVKEVRQFIKADRAAIYQFNPDMSGAIVAEDIIAPWQPCLNVQVEDTCFRDNLGGAYRDGKFFVANDIYQANLTDCHLQLLERFQVRANLVVPILLPNADQRILWGLLIVHQCSTARIWQDSDIQLLQQLSVQLAIGIQQALTYQQVQTELAERKRAEALLLTKQVEIEERNALLEKTSGDLECTIEELRVSTEDLIYQQRQLEYEQIRYQNLFNFAPDGYLVTDPVGRILEANQVILDLLGVNREYIVEKFLAIFVAARDQEIFFNQLGYMLSNDNSAVTWEITLNPYQRKAFPAEIILTKNINPANKQIQLLWIIRNISDRKRAEQELLQLNQSLEAKVIERTQELWQVNKLQRAILDGTDYAIISTDLNGIIQTFNAGAEKMLGYTKEEVVGKVTPEIFHDPQEIVNNITKASKILGKDIGVGFEALISMASQGLIDEEWINIRKDGSRFPISISVTVLKDDNDQPIGTLSVRQDISDRKLAEESLRESEKRFASLASAAPVGIFQINPNNECTYVNGFWSQITGQEPSMALGYGWLQTIHPDDREQIHQQWIQAIEQQAHYQGEGRCIKSDGTTCYYYCQAIPEVDQDGVFTGYIGTLTDISDRKQTELQLQEINDQLLRATKLKDEFLANMSHELRTPLNSILGLSESLQEQILGSLNEKQLKAIRIVESSGEHLLALINDILDLSKISSGTMVLDIASVSVQNICNVSLVFVKQQALQKNIQINSYIPPYINSINIDERRIKQVLINLLTNAVKFTPRQGQVSLLVSVGSGDTWQGEATIPQQLKLQNAPMIVFQVVDNGIGIAAKNLSQLFQPFVQIDSSLNRQYEGTGLGLALVKQIVELHGGQVMVESEIGKGSVFTVALPYEMSEPIAPAPSESTKLESLEVKSEEAIAPLILLAEDNEANISNFSIYLTALNYRLITAKNGEEAIALAKSEKPDIILMDIQMPIMDGLEATRLIRADAEIADIPIIALTALAMEGDETRCLEAGANEYLSKPIKLRQLANKIAELLAPP, from the coding sequence ATGTCGCCTTCTCCCCTTGGTTCTACAAACAATTCTTTGCCATCAACGATCGCTGTTTTGATCATTGATGACTCGGAGGGCGATCGCGATAGTTATAGGCGCTATCTCCAATCAGATAGGGATATCACCTATCGCTTTCTCGAAGCAGAAACCCTAGAAGAGGGTCTAGAACTATGGCGATCGCAGAAACCTGATATTGCCCTCGTCGATCTAAACTTACCCGATGGCGATGGCTTGGAATTTCTAGAAGCAATTAATGAAGTTGCTAGGAGTGAGCGTACTCCTGTGATCATGTTGACTGGGCAAGGGGACGAGAAAAAAGCCGTACAGTCGATGAAATCGGGAGCCTCAGATTACTTGGTTAAGGCAGATGTCACCACTAACTTGCTATCTAGCAGGGTCAAGCAAGTACTACGCGAAACCACTCTCAATCGTCAACTATGGCGATCGCAACAACAGCAAACAGTCATCGCCGAAATAGCATTACGGATTCGCGAATCTCTAGACTTAGCCGAGATCTCGAATGCGATCGTCAAAGAAGTACGTCAATTTATCAAAGCCGATCGCGCCGCTATTTATCAATTCAACCCCGACATGAGTGGTGCGATCGTTGCCGAAGATATCATTGCCCCTTGGCAGCCCTGCTTAAATGTCCAAGTTGAAGATACCTGCTTTCGAGACAATCTAGGCGGCGCATATCGCGATGGTAAGTTCTTTGTTGCCAATGATATTTATCAGGCAAATTTGACCGATTGCCATTTGCAACTGCTCGAAAGATTTCAAGTCCGCGCCAATCTCGTTGTCCCAATCCTATTGCCAAACGCAGACCAGCGTATTTTGTGGGGTTTGCTGATTGTGCATCAATGTTCGACTGCACGTATATGGCAAGATTCCGATATTCAGTTGCTTCAGCAGTTATCAGTACAGCTAGCGATCGGCATTCAGCAAGCACTGACCTATCAACAAGTCCAAACTGAGTTAGCAGAACGCAAACGTGCCGAAGCTTTACTCTTAACCAAGCAAGTAGAGATCGAAGAACGCAATGCTCTCCTAGAAAAAACAAGTGGCGACTTGGAATGTACGATCGAAGAACTGAGGGTCAGCACTGAAGACCTGATCTATCAGCAACGCCAACTAGAGTACGAACAGATTCGCTATCAAAATTTATTTAACTTTGCTCCTGATGGTTATCTGGTAACAGATCCAGTTGGCAGGATTTTAGAAGCAAATCAAGTCATCTTAGATCTGCTCGGAGTTAACCGTGAGTATATTGTAGAAAAATTTTTAGCGATCTTTGTTGCCGCTCGCGACCAAGAAATTTTCTTTAACCAACTCGGCTATATGTTATCCAATGACAATTCAGCCGTAACTTGGGAAATCACCTTAAACCCTTATCAGAGAAAGGCTTTTCCTGCGGAAATCATTCTCACCAAAAACATCAATCCTGCAAACAAGCAGATTCAACTGTTGTGGATCATTCGCAATATTAGCGATCGCAAACGAGCAGAGCAAGAACTGCTACAGCTCAATCAATCTCTAGAAGCAAAAGTCATAGAACGTACCCAAGAACTATGGCAAGTCAATAAACTGCAACGCGCCATTCTCGATGGCACAGACTACGCGATTATCTCCACTGACCTCAATGGCATCATTCAGACTTTTAATGCTGGTGCGGAAAAAATGTTGGGCTACACCAAGGAAGAAGTAGTTGGAAAGGTGACACCCGAAATTTTCCACGACCCTCAAGAGATCGTCAACAATATCACCAAGGCATCAAAAATATTGGGCAAAGATATTGGTGTGGGGTTTGAAGCGTTAATATCTATGGCGAGTCAAGGCTTGATTGATGAAGAGTGGATCAATATCCGTAAAGATGGCTCTCGCTTCCCAATATCCATATCGGTGACAGTCCTTAAGGATGACAACGATCAACCCATCGGTACTTTAAGTGTCAGACAAGATATTAGCGATCGCAAACTCGCCGAAGAAAGTCTCAGAGAGAGCGAAAAACGTTTTGCGAGTCTAGCGTCGGCGGCTCCTGTGGGGATTTTCCAAATTAATCCAAATAACGAATGCACCTACGTCAATGGGTTTTGGTCTCAAATTACAGGACAAGAACCCAGTATGGCTCTAGGCTATGGATGGCTTCAGACCATTCATCCCGATGATCGCGAACAGATCCATCAACAATGGATTCAAGCGATCGAGCAACAGGCACATTACCAAGGTGAAGGAAGATGTATCAAATCAGATGGAACAACTTGCTATTACTATTGCCAAGCTATACCTGAAGTAGATCAAGATGGCGTTTTTACGGGCTACATTGGCACATTAACCGATATTAGCGATCGTAAGCAGACGGAACTGCAACTGCAAGAAATCAATGACCAGCTCCTTCGTGCCACCAAGCTCAAGGATGAGTTTCTCGCCAACATGAGCCATGAACTCCGCACGCCGCTAAATTCGATCCTAGGACTCTCAGAATCTCTTCAAGAACAGATTTTAGGTTCACTGAATGAAAAGCAATTAAAGGCGATTCGCATAGTGGAGTCAAGCGGCGAACACCTCCTAGCCCTAATTAACGATATTCTCGATCTATCAAAAATCTCATCAGGGACGATGGTACTAGATATTGCATCAGTCTCAGTCCAAAATATCTGTAATGTCAGTCTGGTCTTCGTCAAACAGCAAGCATTACAAAAGAATATCCAAATTAATAGCTATATTCCTCCGTATATAAACAGCATCAATATCGATGAGCGTCGGATCAAGCAGGTATTAATTAATCTCCTCACTAATGCCGTCAAATTCACTCCCAGACAAGGGCAAGTCAGTCTGCTCGTATCTGTCGGTAGCGGTGATACATGGCAAGGAGAGGCAACCATTCCCCAGCAATTGAAACTCCAAAATGCTCCAATGATTGTCTTTCAAGTAGTAGATAATGGCATTGGCATTGCCGCCAAAAACTTATCACAACTCTTTCAACCCTTTGTCCAGATCGATAGCAGCCTCAATCGTCAATACGAAGGCACTGGACTAGGACTCGCTCTAGTCAAGCAAATCGTGGAGTTGCATGGCGGTCAAGTCATGGTTGAGAGCGAAATCGGCAAAGGCAGTGTCTTCACAGTTGCTTTGCCCTATGAAATGTCTGAGCCGATTGCGCCTGCCCCCTCCGAATCCACAAAGTTAGAATCCCTAGAAGTCAAATCTGAAGAAGCGATCGCTCCGCTCATTTTACTTGCCGAGGACAATGAAGCTAATATCTCCAACTTTAGTATCTACCTCACTGCACTCAATTACCGCTTGATCACCGCGAAAAATGGGGAAGAGGCGATCGCCCTTGCGAAATCTGAAAAGCCCGATATCATCCTCATGGATATTCAAATGCCGATCATGGACGGACTAGAGGCAACCCGCCTAATTCGTGCCGATGCCGAAATTGCCGATATCCCGATCATTGCCTTAACAGCCCTAGCAATGGAGGGCGATGAAACCCGATGTCTAGAAGCAGGCGCAAATGAATATCTCAGCAAACCAATCAAACTTAGGCAACTCGCCAACAAAATTGCCGAACTACTAGCTCCTCCCTAA
- a CDS encoding cell division protein SepF yields MGIFTKLKDFVGLNEAQEYEYEYDEASSNEYQGLYQEENGAIAAPEPEEPQTRRTRERPTTLRATSDGMSNVIGMPGAANGLSQVMVMEPRSFEEMPQAIQALRERKSVVLNLTMMDPDQAQRAVDFVAGGTYALDGHQERIGDSIFLFAPSCVQVTSQSSVLNESPMSQPRVARQTAAPAPAWSAEAPVSRFAQ; encoded by the coding sequence ATGGGAATTTTTACAAAGCTCAAGGATTTTGTTGGTTTGAATGAAGCTCAAGAGTACGAATATGAGTACGATGAAGCATCTAGCAATGAATACCAAGGTTTGTACCAAGAAGAAAATGGTGCGATCGCAGCCCCAGAGCCAGAAGAGCCACAAACTCGCCGCACCCGTGAACGTCCTACAACATTAAGAGCTACTTCTGACGGTATGAGCAATGTAATTGGTATGCCTGGTGCAGCAAATGGTCTGTCCCAAGTAATGGTTATGGAGCCTCGCAGCTTTGAAGAAATGCCTCAAGCGATCCAAGCATTACGTGAGCGTAAATCAGTTGTACTGAACCTCACCATGATGGACCCCGATCAAGCACAGCGTGCTGTTGACTTCGTAGCAGGCGGAACCTATGCCCTCGATGGTCATCAAGAGCGTATTGGCGATAGCATTTTCCTCTTTGCACCTTCCTGCGTTCAGGTTACTTCACAGTCTTCCGTATTAAACGAATCTCCTATGTCTCAACCTCGTGTAGCACGTCAAACTGCTGCACCTGCTCCTGCATGGTCTGCTGAAGCACCTGTGAGCCGTTTCGCTCAATAA